From the genome of Streptomyces sp. NBC_01317, one region includes:
- a CDS encoding protein-tyrosine phosphatase family protein, whose protein sequence is MTDTWQPTDTGVLTLPSGRLVRGRGLRRPLPAGAAPSFAVYLLGEEPPEVPWETRWLRWPDFRLPSSRPQARAVLGEVWERAADERVELACRGGRGRTGTALACLAVLDGVPADRAVEYVRAHYSRHAVETPWQRRYVRRFTT, encoded by the coding sequence ATGACCGACACCTGGCAGCCCACCGACACCGGAGTCCTCACCCTGCCTTCCGGACGCCTCGTCAGGGGACGTGGTCTCCGCCGACCGCTGCCTGCCGGTGCCGCGCCGTCCTTCGCCGTGTACCTGCTCGGCGAAGAGCCGCCCGAAGTCCCCTGGGAGACGCGGTGGTTGCGCTGGCCCGACTTCCGGCTGCCCAGCAGCCGCCCGCAGGCAAGGGCCGTCCTCGGCGAGGTGTGGGAGCGGGCGGCGGACGAGCGCGTCGAGCTGGCGTGCCGCGGCGGACGCGGCCGTACGGGCACCGCCCTGGCCTGTCTCGCCGTCCTCGACGGGGTGCCGGCGGACCGCGCGGTGGAGTACGTACGCGCCCACTACTCCCGGCACGCGGTCGAGACGCCCTGGCAGCGGCGGTACGTCCGCCGCTTCACCACCTGA
- a CDS encoding M28 family peptidase, whose protein sequence is MTQPTHPFQADPALLRRHVTALAGEPRSRRHAPQAMERAEEYVTDHLTEAGWDVHRDPFDVRWRWGSTDGSGHRAMPLKVRLHRRVTGANLRAEPPGPQDRGEGPARRSTVVVGAHLDTVLDSPGADDNASGVAVVLETARVLARLPQPPDVTLMLFDMEEMGLIGSREAVRQLLRTRRVAGMICLESVGYFSSALGSQRLPPGAGLAFPAAAEAVDEGHHRGDFTLVVHRTSSRPAADAWARAAAEASPSLPSVLLRDPRPDGRFGAAAGLALPVLNNLSRSDHAPFWNHRIPALMLTGTANFRNTHYHRPTDTPDTLDYDRLAAVATATAATAAAWPGGAPAGA, encoded by the coding sequence ATGACACAGCCCACGCACCCCTTTCAGGCCGATCCGGCGCTGCTGCGCCGTCATGTGACCGCGCTGGCCGGGGAGCCCCGCAGCCGCCGGCACGCCCCGCAGGCCATGGAACGGGCCGAGGAGTACGTCACCGACCACCTCACCGAGGCGGGCTGGGACGTGCACCGCGACCCGTTCGACGTGCGGTGGCGGTGGGGCTCGACCGACGGGTCAGGGCATCGCGCGATGCCGCTGAAGGTCCGTCTGCACCGGCGGGTGACGGGCGCCAACCTCCGTGCCGAGCCGCCAGGACCGCAGGACCGGGGCGAGGGCCCCGCCCGGCGCTCCACCGTCGTGGTCGGCGCGCACCTCGACACGGTGCTGGACAGCCCGGGAGCCGACGACAACGCGTCCGGTGTCGCGGTGGTCCTGGAGACCGCGCGGGTCCTCGCGCGGCTGCCCCAGCCGCCGGACGTCACCCTGATGCTGTTCGACATGGAGGAGATGGGCCTGATCGGCTCACGGGAGGCCGTACGGCAGTTGCTGCGCACCCGCCGCGTCGCCGGGATGATCTGCCTGGAATCCGTCGGCTACTTCTCCTCGGCCCTCGGCAGCCAGCGGCTCCCGCCGGGCGCGGGCCTGGCGTTCCCCGCCGCCGCCGAGGCGGTCGACGAGGGCCACCACCGGGGCGACTTCACCCTCGTGGTCCACCGCACGTCCTCCCGCCCGGCCGCCGACGCGTGGGCGCGGGCCGCCGCCGAGGCGTCCCCCTCGCTGCCCTCGGTCCTGCTCCGCGACCCGCGCCCGGACGGACGCTTCGGCGCGGCCGCCGGACTGGCCCTGCCCGTACTCAACAACCTGTCGCGCAGCGACCACGCGCCGTTCTGGAACCACCGGATCCCCGCGCTGATGCTCACCGGCACCGCGAACTTCCGCAACACCCACTACCACCGGCCCACGGACACCCCCGACACCCTCGACTACGACCGGCTGGCCGCGGTGGCGACGGCGACCGCCGCCACCGCGGCCGCCTGGCCCGGCGGGGCACCGGCCGGTGCCTGA
- a CDS encoding cysteine desulfurase-like protein, producing the protein MTYDIDAVRSHFPALEAGGAHFEGPAGTQTPRQVIDAIAEVMANPLSNRGAATAGERNADRTVAGARQAMADLLGADPAGIVFGRSATQLTYDFARTLAKTWSPGDEVVVTRLDHDANIRPWVQAAQGAGVTVRWADFDPATGELSPADIGAVLSERTRLVAVTGASNLIGTRPDLPGIARLTHAHGTLFYVDGVHHAAHSFVDVGLLGADFYVCSPYKFLGPHLGVLAAAPGLLEGLAPDKLAPSTDAVPERFELGTLPYEFLAGVRAAVDFLADLADGGPTSPRDTGDRRERLARSFAALEEHEEGLRRRMEEGLAGLAPVTLRSRAADRTPTLLLTLEGRDTQDAYRHLAGRGVTAPSGSFYALEASRRLGLGDTGGLRAGLAPYNNAQDVDRLLEGLADFLRQPST; encoded by the coding sequence GTGACGTACGACATCGACGCCGTCCGTTCGCACTTCCCCGCGCTGGAGGCGGGAGGCGCCCACTTCGAGGGGCCCGCCGGTACGCAGACACCCCGGCAGGTCATCGACGCCATCGCCGAGGTGATGGCGAACCCGCTGTCCAACCGGGGGGCCGCGACCGCGGGGGAACGCAACGCGGACCGCACGGTGGCCGGCGCCCGGCAGGCGATGGCCGATCTGCTCGGCGCGGACCCGGCGGGCATCGTCTTCGGCCGCAGCGCCACCCAGCTCACGTACGACTTCGCCAGGACGCTCGCCAAGACCTGGTCGCCGGGGGACGAGGTCGTCGTCACCCGGCTGGACCACGACGCCAACATCCGCCCCTGGGTGCAGGCGGCCCAGGGCGCCGGGGTCACGGTGCGATGGGCCGACTTCGACCCCGCGACGGGCGAGCTGTCCCCGGCCGACATCGGCGCGGTGCTCTCGGAGCGCACCCGGCTGGTCGCGGTCACCGGCGCCTCGAACCTCATCGGCACCCGTCCCGACCTCCCCGGGATCGCCCGCCTGACGCACGCGCACGGGACCCTGTTCTACGTCGACGGGGTGCATCACGCGGCGCACTCCTTCGTCGATGTCGGGCTGCTGGGCGCCGACTTCTACGTCTGCTCGCCGTACAAGTTCCTCGGTCCCCACCTGGGTGTGCTCGCGGCCGCGCCCGGCCTGCTGGAGGGGCTGGCGCCCGACAAGCTGGCGCCTTCCACGGACGCGGTCCCCGAGCGTTTCGAACTGGGCACGCTGCCCTACGAGTTCCTCGCGGGCGTGCGCGCGGCCGTGGACTTCCTGGCGGATCTCGCCGACGGCGGCCCGACCTCCCCGCGCGACACCGGTGACAGACGGGAGCGGCTGGCACGCTCCTTCGCGGCGCTGGAGGAACACGAGGAAGGCCTGCGGCGGCGGATGGAGGAGGGGCTGGCCGGCCTCGCACCGGTCACGCTGCGTTCCCGGGCGGCGGACCGTACGCCGACCCTGCTGCTGACCCTCGAAGGCCGGGACACCCAGGACGCGTACCGCCATCTCGCCGGGCGCGGGGTCACGGCGCCCTCCGGATCGTTCTACGCCCTGGAGGCATCCCGCCGGCTGGGCCTCGGCGACACCGGCGGGCTGCGGGCCGGCCTGGCGCCGTACAACAACGCCCAGGACGTCGACCGGCTGCTGGAGGGGCTGGCGGACTTCCTGCGACAGCCGTCGACGTGA
- a CDS encoding YoaK family protein — protein MTAQARSGRAGGPLTSRHAGSTPSATVVTLTLVTGAVDALSFMALGDVFTSVMTANLALLGLSVGSDDFTLTGHVAVALAGFVCGVLLGSRIAASGDPGKAPHRAALVVETLLLCGFLAGWIAVGGRPAGGAEMGLLATAAVAMGCQSGMIRVIGTPTMSTTYLTGTLTGILAELATKGRLQRSNVVLIAVLPLGAALSAILVTWARTYAPVLPAGLLLTATLLSFVPPGEPPPGAHPEPGSAPGPAPGSGKVDP, from the coding sequence GTGACGGCGCAGGCGCGGTCCGGCCGGGCGGGCGGCCCGCTCACCTCCCGGCACGCGGGCTCCACGCCGTCCGCGACCGTGGTGACACTGACCCTCGTCACGGGCGCCGTCGACGCCCTGAGCTTCATGGCCCTCGGTGACGTCTTCACCAGCGTGATGACCGCCAATCTCGCCCTGCTCGGACTGTCCGTGGGATCCGACGACTTCACCCTCACCGGACATGTGGCCGTGGCCCTGGCCGGATTCGTGTGCGGCGTGCTCCTCGGCAGCCGGATCGCCGCCTCCGGCGATCCCGGCAAGGCGCCCCACCGGGCCGCGCTGGTCGTCGAGACCCTGCTCCTCTGCGGGTTCCTGGCCGGCTGGATCGCGGTCGGCGGCCGGCCCGCCGGGGGCGCGGAGATGGGACTGCTGGCCACCGCCGCCGTGGCCATGGGCTGTCAGAGCGGGATGATCCGGGTCATCGGCACCCCCACCATGTCCACCACCTACCTCACCGGCACGCTCACCGGGATTCTCGCCGAACTCGCCACGAAGGGACGGCTCCAGCGGTCGAACGTCGTCCTGATCGCCGTGCTGCCGCTGGGCGCCGCCCTCAGCGCGATCCTGGTGACCTGGGCGCGCACGTACGCGCCGGTGCTGCCCGCGGGCCTGCTCCTGACCGCGACGCTGCTCTCCTTCGTACCGCCGGGGGAGCCCCCGCCCGGGGCGCACCCCGAGCCGGGCTCGGCGCCCGGCCCGGCGCCCGGGTCTGGGAAAGTGGACCCATGA
- a CDS encoding ArsR/SmtB family transcription factor, whose protein sequence is MLRIHFTSEDLTRTRVAATIGVAAETYHSLELLRGSQDHPHFRAWRSAVADRTGPDTRPPTAPLTALVPVRGPGLDLLALMGDVPSLDHAVDNLLHASGARLRREFEGVDFHPGHLPWARRVSEGDSDARKELAEAVRACHRLTVEPYWDRARSELVARSARYAHLLLEGGIDLLLRSLCPPLIRWRPPVLEAPYPRPTEVRLQGRGLIITPTVFTTRPASFLWDPLDTAQPPRLAVPALRGPLTGAGPGGPDRSSAKNLESLLGRTRAAALRVTAEGCTTNELARRLNVSAASASQHAKVLRNTDLITTSRRGGSVLHLITPLGLALLKTGTTAEP, encoded by the coding sequence GTGTTACGCATCCACTTCACCTCGGAAGACCTCACGCGGACCCGGGTGGCCGCGACGATCGGAGTCGCGGCGGAGACCTACCACAGCCTGGAACTGCTGAGAGGGAGCCAGGACCATCCCCACTTCCGCGCGTGGCGGTCGGCGGTCGCGGACCGGACGGGGCCGGACACGCGCCCGCCGACGGCCCCGCTGACGGCCTTGGTTCCGGTCCGCGGCCCGGGGCTCGACCTGCTGGCCCTGATGGGTGACGTGCCCTCGCTGGACCACGCGGTGGACAATCTCCTGCACGCGTCCGGGGCCCGGCTGCGCCGTGAATTCGAGGGTGTCGACTTCCACCCCGGCCACCTGCCCTGGGCCAGACGGGTGAGCGAGGGAGACAGCGACGCGCGGAAGGAGCTCGCCGAGGCCGTGCGCGCCTGCCATCGGCTGACCGTGGAGCCCTACTGGGACAGGGCGCGGTCCGAACTGGTCGCGCGGTCCGCCCGCTACGCGCATCTGCTGCTTGAAGGAGGCATCGATCTGCTGCTGCGCTCGCTCTGCCCACCACTGATCCGCTGGCGTCCGCCCGTGCTGGAAGCTCCCTACCCGCGCCCGACCGAGGTGCGTCTCCAGGGCAGGGGACTGATCATCACACCCACGGTGTTCACGACACGCCCCGCGAGCTTTCTGTGGGACCCGCTCGACACCGCCCAGCCGCCCCGGCTGGCCGTGCCGGCCCTCCGCGGGCCGCTGACCGGTGCCGGCCCGGGCGGACCGGACCGCTCCTCCGCCAAAAACCTGGAGTCGCTCCTCGGCCGGACACGGGCCGCCGCGCTGCGCGTGACGGCGGAGGGCTGCACGACGAACGAGCTGGCACGCCGGCTCAACGTCTCGGCCGCGTCGGCCAGCCAGCACGCGAAAGTGCTGCGGAACACGGACCTCATCACCACCAGCCGCCGGGGTGGATCCGTGCTGCACCTCATCACCCCTCTGGGGCTGGCCCTGTTGAAGACCGGCACCACGGCGGAACCGTGA
- the def gene encoding peptide deformylase: protein MIDTTLTELVDGLLDGPVPLPLVHVGDPVLRRPAVPYEGQLGDARLQRLVDAMRATMHAAPGVGVAAPQVGIPLRIAVIEDPAEVAEEVGRTRGRVPQPFRVLVNPSYEPVGDRRVGFYEGCLSVPGLQAVVARPETVRLRGQDETGREFDEEFTGWPARIVQHETDHLGGTLYLDLAETRSFATTPHLIDRWSQPTPETAARELGFPLPE from the coding sequence ATGATCGACACCACACTGACCGAACTCGTCGACGGACTCCTCGACGGCCCCGTACCGCTGCCCCTCGTCCATGTCGGCGACCCGGTGCTGCGCCGCCCCGCCGTGCCGTACGAAGGACAGCTCGGCGACGCCCGGCTCCAGCGCCTGGTGGACGCGATGCGCGCGACGATGCACGCCGCCCCCGGCGTCGGCGTGGCGGCGCCGCAGGTCGGGATCCCGCTGCGGATCGCCGTGATCGAGGACCCCGCCGAGGTGGCGGAGGAGGTCGGCCGGACGCGCGGCCGGGTGCCCCAGCCGTTCCGCGTCCTGGTCAATCCGTCGTACGAACCCGTCGGCGACCGGCGGGTCGGCTTCTACGAGGGCTGCCTCAGTGTTCCCGGGCTCCAGGCCGTCGTCGCACGGCCCGAGACGGTCAGACTGCGCGGGCAGGACGAGACGGGGCGGGAGTTCGACGAGGAGTTCACGGGGTGGCCCGCCCGTATCGTCCAGCACGAGACGGACCATCTCGGCGGCACGCTCTATCTCGACCTCGCCGAGACCCGCTCCTTCGCCACCACCCCGCACCTGATCGACCGCTGGTCGCAGCCCACCCCGGAGACGGCGGCCAGGGAGCTCGGGTTCCCCCTGCCCGAGTGA
- a CDS encoding ThuA domain-containing protein yields MTIDRVRARNVGLRLLALVAVLFGLTAAPAAHGAEQKAAAAPYKVLAFYNGTWDDAHISFVREANTWFPQQAAANNFTYTATTNWDQLNTITKEQYQVVLFLDDAPQGASQRAGFERYIRSGGAWMGFHVSAFTTNAGAWSWYYNDFLGSGNFKSNTWGPTTATIKVDDRTHPTTVGLPGTFTSSVSEWYSWTNNLRTRPGIKVLSSVDPVSFPLGTDPNQSWYSGDYPITWTNTNYKMIYANFGHNAMNYSTGQTLSSTFGSATQNRFVLDSLKWLGTGEGGTTTPPGPINENAWYSLVNSGNNLCVDARAAATANGTVIQQYTCNSTQAQQYQIRATDGGFSRIGPRANAAQAIDVTNVSTADNAPLQLWSYTGGTNQQWQAVAETGGRFHFTARHSGKCLSAPDTATTGTALVQRACNGSAAQSFQLVQQP; encoded by the coding sequence ATGACCATAGACAGGGTCCGCGCGAGAAACGTCGGCCTCCGACTCCTCGCGCTCGTCGCCGTGCTGTTCGGCCTCACCGCCGCCCCCGCCGCCCACGGAGCCGAACAGAAGGCCGCGGCGGCCCCGTACAAGGTGCTGGCGTTCTACAACGGCACCTGGGACGACGCGCACATCAGCTTCGTACGGGAAGCCAACACCTGGTTCCCGCAGCAGGCCGCCGCCAACAACTTCACGTACACGGCGACCACCAACTGGGACCAGCTCAACACCATCACCAAGGAGCAGTACCAGGTCGTCCTCTTCCTCGACGACGCGCCGCAGGGCGCCTCACAGCGGGCCGGGTTCGAGCGGTACATCCGCAGCGGCGGCGCCTGGATGGGCTTCCACGTCTCCGCCTTCACCACCAACGCGGGTGCCTGGTCCTGGTACTACAACGACTTCCTCGGCTCGGGCAACTTCAAGTCCAACACCTGGGGACCCACCACGGCGACCATCAAGGTCGACGACCGGACCCACCCCACCACCGTCGGCCTGCCCGGCACCTTCACCTCGTCGGTCAGCGAGTGGTACAGCTGGACCAACAACCTGCGCACCCGGCCGGGCATCAAGGTCCTGTCCTCGGTCGACCCGGTCAGCTTCCCGCTCGGCACGGACCCCAACCAGTCCTGGTACAGCGGTGACTACCCGATCACGTGGACCAACACCAACTACAAGATGATCTACGCCAACTTCGGGCACAACGCCATGAACTACAGCACGGGCCAGACCCTGTCCTCCACGTTCGGCAGCGCCACCCAGAACCGCTTCGTGCTCGACAGCCTCAAGTGGCTCGGCACGGGCGAGGGCGGCACCACCACGCCGCCGGGACCCATCAACGAGAACGCCTGGTACTCCCTCGTCAACAGCGGTAACAACCTCTGCGTCGACGCCCGCGCGGCGGCCACCGCCAACGGCACGGTGATCCAGCAGTACACCTGCAACAGCACCCAGGCGCAGCAGTACCAGATCCGCGCCACCGACGGCGGGTTCTCCCGCATCGGCCCGCGCGCCAACGCCGCGCAGGCCATCGACGTCACCAATGTCTCGACCGCCGACAACGCCCCGCTCCAGCTGTGGAGTTACACCGGCGGTACGAACCAGCAGTGGCAGGCCGTCGCCGAGACCGGCGGCCGCTTCCACTTCACCGCCCGGCACAGCGGGAAGTGCCTGAGCGCGCCCGACACCGCCACGACCGGGACCGCCCTGGTCCAGCGCGCCTGCAACGGATCGGCTGCCCAGTCGTTCCAGCTCGTCCAGCAGCCGTAA